The Streptomyces sp. NBC_00691 genome has a segment encoding these proteins:
- a CDS encoding glycosyl hydrolase family 8, which produces MLTTPSRRDALSWRIRAIAPLALLALGAGLLSPALMAAPSARAATLLSTSQAETMTKDGGCTSLQATYAEYYCNNDSTSAEHTFGQAGRYRIEVTGASSAADTAGISVFVGGQKVAALRFTGTAWSSKEAVFDIAAPGASRVRFTLETDNGSNDTRIDRYTLSYEGSSPTTPPAPSPSATGAYASGKYRNLFREWNPTLTDAAVDAKVDAYWDAFFGNTDDDRRLYYASGSNGNGPLAYIKDTGNDDVRSEGISYGMMIAVQLDKKSEFDALWNWAKTHMQHKSGARTGYFCWQASYAGSCLDNNPATDGEEYFATALFFAGHRWGDGTGIYDYTGEADTILDVMLHKEDMNGGVVDSVTNMFDRTHKMPVFVPYSTAAQFSDPSYHLPAFYELWARWADGYQGRQAEDRQFWRDAAQASRAYFAKSTHPETGLNPDYAEFGGAPNNTGNHGDFRFDAWRTSVNWAVDHAWWAADSAATSRTDRLQSFFVSQGPHAYVNQYSLSGRPLSSDRSPGLIASNGAASLAATHARAWGFVEELWNLEPPTGRYRYYDGLLSFMGLLHASGNFRIHGPRETTPTPTPTDSPAATIPADPSGLTATAGAGQIALAWTDNSSNETVFRIERRTVGGTWAVLATPGAGTTSYTDTGLAAGTSYTYRVRAGNAAGVSAWTNEATGRTPAGVSRDPYTVIEAESYDSAAYVTTRSAASGTVVDLTGRTSVLVLDGVQFGTAGAAGVGFRASTTTPGVNVHVRIGSATASPACTVYPDSNGAWHLKSNSCYPRPAGTTRVYITSTGPVSLDNLSFTS; this is translated from the coding sequence GTGCTCACCACCCCGTCGCGACGCGACGCACTTTCATGGCGGATTCGCGCCATCGCCCCACTGGCCCTGCTTGCCCTGGGCGCGGGCCTGCTGTCGCCGGCCCTCATGGCGGCGCCTTCCGCTCGGGCGGCGACCCTTCTGTCGACGTCGCAGGCCGAGACGATGACGAAGGACGGCGGCTGCACGAGCCTGCAGGCCACATACGCCGAGTACTACTGCAACAACGACTCCACCTCCGCCGAGCACACCTTCGGCCAGGCGGGCCGCTACCGGATCGAGGTGACGGGAGCGTCGAGCGCCGCCGACACGGCCGGCATCAGCGTCTTCGTCGGCGGCCAGAAGGTGGCGGCGTTGCGCTTCACGGGTACCGCGTGGTCCTCGAAGGAGGCCGTCTTCGACATCGCCGCGCCGGGCGCCTCGCGGGTCCGCTTCACCTTGGAGACGGACAACGGCAGCAACGACACCCGGATCGACCGGTACACACTCTCGTACGAAGGCTCCTCGCCCACCACGCCACCGGCGCCGTCGCCCTCCGCGACGGGTGCGTACGCCAGCGGGAAGTACCGCAACCTGTTCCGGGAGTGGAACCCCACCCTGACCGACGCCGCGGTCGACGCCAAGGTCGACGCGTACTGGGACGCCTTCTTCGGGAACACCGACGACGATCGAAGGCTCTACTATGCCTCCGGTTCCAACGGCAACGGGCCCCTGGCCTACATCAAGGACACCGGCAACGACGACGTCCGCTCCGAGGGCATCAGCTACGGCATGATGATCGCCGTCCAACTCGACAAGAAGTCCGAGTTCGACGCCCTGTGGAACTGGGCGAAGACGCACATGCAGCACAAGAGCGGTGCCCGCACCGGCTACTTCTGCTGGCAGGCCTCGTACGCCGGCTCCTGTCTGGACAACAACCCGGCGACCGACGGCGAGGAGTACTTCGCCACCGCGCTCTTCTTCGCCGGCCACCGCTGGGGCGACGGCACGGGCATCTACGACTACACGGGTGAGGCCGACACCATCCTCGACGTCATGCTCCACAAGGAGGACATGAACGGCGGCGTCGTCGACAGCGTCACCAACATGTTCGACCGCACCCACAAGATGCCAGTCTTCGTGCCCTACAGCACCGCCGCGCAGTTCTCCGATCCCTCCTACCACCTGCCCGCCTTCTATGAGCTGTGGGCCCGGTGGGCCGACGGCTATCAGGGCAGGCAGGCCGAGGACCGGCAGTTCTGGAGGGACGCAGCCCAGGCCAGCCGCGCCTACTTTGCGAAGTCGACCCACCCCGAAACGGGCCTGAACCCCGATTATGCCGAGTTCGGCGGCGCGCCGAACAACACCGGCAACCACGGCGACTTCCGCTTCGACGCCTGGCGGACCTCAGTCAACTGGGCCGTTGACCACGCGTGGTGGGCCGCTGACTCCGCCGCGACGTCGCGCACCGACCGCCTGCAGAGTTTCTTCGTCTCCCAGGGCCCCCACGCCTACGTGAACCAGTACTCCCTCTCCGGCCGCCCGCTGTCCTCCGACCGGTCCCCGGGGCTGATCGCGTCCAACGGCGCGGCCTCGCTCGCCGCGACCCATGCGCGGGCCTGGGGCTTCGTCGAGGAGCTGTGGAACCTCGAACCGCCCACGGGCAGGTACCGCTACTACGACGGCCTGCTCAGCTTCATGGGCCTGCTGCACGCCAGCGGCAACTTCCGGATCCACGGACCCCGCGAGACCACCCCGACGCCGACGCCCACCGATTCGCCCGCCGCCACCATCCCCGCCGATCCCTCCGGCCTCACCGCCACCGCCGGAGCGGGACAGATCGCGCTGGCCTGGACCGACAACTCCTCCAACGAGACCGTCTTCCGCATCGAGCGGCGCACGGTCGGCGGCACCTGGGCGGTGCTGGCCACGCCAGGGGCTGGCACGACCTCCTACACCGACACCGGTCTGGCGGCCGGAACCTCGTACACCTACCGGGTCCGGGCCGGCAACGCCGCCGGGGTCTCGGCCTGGACGAACGAGGCCACGGGGCGGACGCCCGCCGGCGTGAGCCGGGACCCGTACACCGTCATCGAGGCGGAGTCCTACGACAGTGCCGCCTACGTGACGACCCGGTCCGCCGCCAGCGGCACCGTCGTCGACCTCACCGGCAGAACGAGCGTTCTCGTGCTCGACGGGGTCCAGTTCGGCACAGCCGGGGCAGCGGGCGTCGGCTTCCGGGCCTCCACCACCACCCCCGGCGTCAACGTCCATGTCCGGATCGGCAGCGCGACGGCCTCCCCCGCCTGCACGGTGTATCCCGACAGCAACGGCGCCTGGCACCTGAAGTCCAACAGCTGCTACCCGCGCCCGGCCGGGACCACGAGGGTGTACATCACTTCCACCGGACCGGTGTCACTCGACAACCTCTCCTTTACCTCCTGA
- a CDS encoding LysR family transcriptional regulator yields the protein MDGNTCLLRYFVAVAEEGSLTGAAERLFVSQPALTKQIRRLEDDLGVRLFVRSRSGMAPTEAGREFASRVPALLDSWDEAVRATGGAAQVLRLGFLDAGAVGAIPEVIAEFRQAQPKWRVELRQFDWSDPSVGLARGEVDAAVVRLPFPGQERLVVGELFVEERGVLLPARHPLANNKTVEFWELWDESFVAAGAETGAWRDHWLAAEERDGHPVRVGAVTSRPDEWLGAVAGGCVALAPASVARFHSHPDVVFRPVRGVSPSRVGLARPRERMHEAALDELLEAIVRRLIRS from the coding sequence ATGGACGGGAACACGTGCTTGCTTCGGTACTTCGTCGCAGTGGCGGAGGAGGGCAGCCTGACCGGGGCAGCGGAGCGGCTGTTCGTCTCGCAGCCTGCGCTGACGAAGCAGATCCGGCGGCTGGAGGACGATCTCGGGGTACGGCTCTTCGTGCGTTCGCGGTCCGGGATGGCGCCGACCGAGGCTGGTCGTGAGTTCGCCTCGCGGGTGCCCGCGCTGCTGGACAGCTGGGACGAGGCGGTGCGGGCAACCGGTGGGGCGGCGCAGGTGCTGCGCTTGGGCTTCCTGGACGCGGGCGCAGTAGGTGCCATTCCCGAGGTCATCGCCGAGTTCCGCCAGGCGCAGCCGAAGTGGCGGGTGGAACTGCGACAGTTCGACTGGTCGGACCCGAGCGTCGGCCTGGCCCGGGGGGAAGTAGACGCGGCAGTGGTGCGTTTGCCGTTTCCGGGGCAGGAGAGGTTGGTAGTGGGGGAGTTGTTCGTTGAGGAGCGTGGGGTGCTGCTACCAGCCCGGCATCCGCTGGCGAACAACAAAACGGTGGAGTTCTGGGAGCTGTGGGACGAGTCGTTCGTCGCGGCCGGAGCCGAGACCGGAGCCTGGCGGGACCACTGGCTGGCGGCGGAGGAGCGGGACGGACACCCCGTGCGGGTTGGCGCGGTCACCAGCCGTCCCGACGAGTGGCTCGGAGCGGTTGCTGGCGGCTGCGTGGCGCTGGCCCCGGCGTCGGTGGCTCGTTTCCACTCCCACCCGGACGTAGTCTTCCGTCCAGTCCGCGGGGTCTCACCGAGCCGGGTGGGGCTGGCCCGGCCTCGGGAGCGGATGCACGAGGCGGCACTGGATGAGCTGCTGGAGGCCATCGTGCGGCGACTGATACGGAGTTGA
- a CDS encoding endo-1,4-beta-xylanase: MASRSFRRAASAATAVLIVLGAAPSASAFGGPPAGHGTTLRKLAARQDLRIGTAVDTAALASDDRYRTLTARQFDSVTAENVMKWEAVEPERGVYDWAAADALVNFAQHNGQAVRGHTLLWHNQLPAWLTQGVADGSIDAAELRQVLRAHITTQMKHFRGKIYQWDVVNEVFDEDGTLRKSLWLEKLGPSYIADAFRWAHAADPQAKLFFNDYNVEGINPKSTAYYDLAVRLRREGVPVHGFGIQGHLDIGYGFPSDVQANLERFAGLGMQSAFTEVDIRMTLPADAAKLARQADDYRRLLDACLNVRRCTSFTVWGFTDKYSWVPDTFDGQGAANLMDEEYAAKPAFEAVRDELAERRRR; this comes from the coding sequence ATGGCGTCAAGATCGTTCCGGCGCGCCGCCTCGGCGGCCACCGCCGTCCTCATCGTGCTCGGCGCTGCTCCGTCCGCGTCGGCGTTCGGCGGTCCCCCGGCCGGTCACGGCACCACCTTGCGCAAGCTCGCCGCGCGCCAGGATCTGCGGATCGGCACGGCCGTCGACACCGCGGCCCTCGCGTCGGACGACCGCTACCGCACTCTCACCGCCCGCCAGTTCGACTCCGTAACTGCCGAGAACGTCATGAAGTGGGAGGCGGTGGAGCCCGAGCGCGGCGTCTACGACTGGGCCGCGGCCGATGCCCTGGTGAACTTCGCCCAGCACAACGGGCAGGCCGTGCGGGGGCACACCCTGCTGTGGCACAACCAGCTCCCCGCCTGGCTCACCCAGGGCGTCGCCGACGGCTCGATCGACGCCGCCGAGCTGCGGCAGGTCCTGCGCGCCCACATCACCACGCAGATGAAGCATTTCAGGGGCAAGATCTACCAGTGGGACGTCGTCAACGAGGTCTTCGACGAGGACGGGACGCTGCGCAAGTCGCTGTGGCTGGAGAAGCTCGGTCCTTCCTACATCGCCGACGCGTTCCGCTGGGCACATGCCGCCGACCCTCAGGCCAAGCTCTTCTTCAACGACTACAACGTCGAGGGCATCAACCCCAAGTCCACCGCGTACTACGACCTGGCGGTCCGACTCCGTCGCGAGGGTGTGCCCGTCCACGGCTTCGGCATCCAGGGTCACCTGGACATCGGGTACGGCTTCCCCAGCGACGTGCAGGCCAACCTGGAGCGCTTCGCCGGGCTCGGCATGCAGTCGGCCTTCACCGAGGTCGACATCCGGATGACGCTCCCGGCCGACGCGGCCAAGCTCGCCCGCCAGGCCGACGACTACCGCAGGCTGCTCGACGCCTGCCTGAACGTGCGCCGCTGCACTTCCTTCACCGTCTGGGGCTTCACGGACAAGTACTCGTGGGTTCCGGACACGTTCGACGGGCAGGGCGCCGCGAACCTGATGGACGAGGAGTACGCCGCCAAGCCGGCGTTCGAGGCGGTCCGCGACGAGCTCGCCGAGCGCCGCCGCCGGTGA
- a CDS encoding DoxX family protein — translation MTGNQLALLVVTLFTAAINVGIAAADLARARFVLANSAEVGVPRSWLPWLAVLKLAGAAGLLLGLCDAALRTVGAAAAFGLGVLYLGALAFHLRARVLYNLAFPGLYFATAAASLTLTVSS, via the coding sequence ATGACCGGTAACCAGCTTGCGCTCCTTGTCGTCACCCTGTTCACCGCCGCCATCAACGTAGGTATCGCCGCCGCCGACCTCGCCAGGGCGCGCTTCGTGCTGGCCAACTCAGCGGAGGTGGGCGTTCCTCGATCTTGGCTGCCTTGGCTGGCCGTCCTCAAGCTGGCTGGTGCGGCGGGCCTCCTCCTCGGTCTCTGCGACGCCGCACTACGCACCGTCGGCGCAGCCGCCGCCTTCGGTCTCGGCGTGCTCTATCTGGGTGCGCTCGCCTTCCATCTGCGCGCCCGGGTGCTCTACAACCTCGCGTTTCCCGGTCTCTACTTCGCCACCGCCGCCGCCTCGCTGACCTTGACCGTGTCCTCCTGA
- the xylB gene encoding xylulokinase encodes MPITPVVLGVDSSTQSTKTAVVDAHSGRILAVGRAPHAVRGEAGARESDPESWWDALRASVGAALTESGVAPSAVAGIAVAGQQHGLVVLDAAGRPLRPAMLWNDTRSAPQAMALTEALGGPAAWLERTGSVPVASMTATKWQWLREHEPETADRAAAVRLPHDFLTERLSGAAATDPGDASGTSWYSTRIRAYDRDLLDLIGLDAALLPTVAAGGAERVGSLTARAAECLGLRPGIAVAAGTGDNMAAAVGLGLGAEGLLDHPVISLGTSGTVFASTRNRPATAALAGFAGADGTYLPLGCTLNCTLAVDKVADLLGLGREDAEPGGETVMLPYLDGERSPDLPHASGLLTGLRHATTPRQILGAAYEGAAFSLLRTLDDLHAVANLDPAGPAVRERPLRLIGGGARGRTWVETIRRLSGRPLVLPQAGELVASGAAALAAGAAWGDDPVRVATSWGAGRGAELPARVRDEAAWHRLEGVLAGASGLVRDVH; translated from the coding sequence GTGCCGATCACTCCTGTAGTTCTCGGTGTGGACAGCTCGACGCAGTCCACGAAGACCGCTGTCGTCGACGCCCATAGCGGCCGGATCCTGGCCGTCGGCCGCGCCCCGCACGCCGTACGCGGCGAAGCCGGCGCCCGCGAGTCGGATCCCGAGAGCTGGTGGGACGCGCTGCGCGCGTCCGTAGGCGCGGCCCTGACCGAGTCGGGAGTCGCCCCGTCCGCGGTCGCCGGCATCGCGGTGGCCGGACAGCAGCACGGCCTGGTGGTTCTCGACGCCGCCGGCCGGCCGCTGAGGCCGGCGATGCTGTGGAACGACACGCGCTCCGCGCCGCAGGCGATGGCGCTGACCGAGGCCCTGGGCGGCCCGGCCGCGTGGCTGGAGCGGACCGGGTCCGTTCCCGTCGCGTCCATGACCGCGACCAAGTGGCAGTGGCTCCGTGAGCACGAGCCCGAGACGGCCGACCGCGCGGCGGCCGTCCGGCTCCCCCACGACTTCCTCACCGAGCGTCTCTCGGGCGCGGCGGCTACCGACCCGGGCGACGCCTCGGGCACGAGCTGGTACTCCACACGCATCCGCGCCTACGACCGCGACCTGCTCGACCTGATCGGTCTGGACGCCGCGCTGCTGCCCACGGTCGCCGCGGGCGGGGCTGAGCGGGTCGGATCGCTGACCGCACGGGCAGCCGAGTGCCTGGGATTGCGGCCCGGCATCGCGGTAGCCGCGGGGACGGGGGACAACATGGCGGCAGCCGTGGGGCTGGGGCTGGGAGCCGAGGGCCTGCTCGACCACCCGGTCATCAGCCTCGGGACGTCGGGCACCGTCTTCGCCTCGACCCGGAACCGGCCGGCCACGGCCGCGCTCGCCGGTTTCGCCGGCGCCGACGGCACGTACCTCCCGCTCGGCTGCACGCTCAACTGCACGCTGGCGGTCGACAAGGTCGCCGACCTCCTCGGACTCGGCCGCGAGGACGCGGAGCCCGGCGGAGAGACCGTCATGCTGCCCTACCTGGACGGCGAGCGCTCCCCCGACCTCCCCCACGCCTCCGGCCTTCTCACGGGCCTCCGCCACGCCACCACGCCGCGGCAGATCCTCGGCGCCGCCTACGAGGGGGCTGCGTTCAGCCTCCTGCGGACCCTGGACGACCTCCACGCCGTGGCGAACCTCGATCCGGCGGGCCCGGCGGTGCGCGAGCGGCCCCTGCGACTGATCGGCGGTGGGGCGAGGGGGCGCACGTGGGTCGAGACGATCCGCAGACTCTCGGGGCGGCCGCTGGTCCTTCCGCAGGCTGGTGAGCTGGTCGCCTCGGGCGCGGCCGCACTCGCCGCGGGAGCCGCATGGGGAGACGATCCCGTGCGGGTGGCCACCTCATGGGGAGCCGGCCGTGGAGCAGAGCTGCCCGCGCGGGTACGCGACGAGGCCGCGTGGCACCGCCTGGAAGGCGTCCTCGCCGGCGCCTCCGGCCTGGTGCGCGACGTTCACTGA
- a CDS encoding aldose epimerase family protein, protein MTTKHPHQILPPVSEPFGRLADGTEIRRWSLGNGGTRLSVLSYGGIVQSLETPDRHGRHANVSLGFGSLDGYLASDGFLGALVGRYGNRIAESQFKLDGTRHFLSAAGGKHTLHGGADGFDRRVWTVHGFARGGDVGLILTLTSPDGDMGFPGALRVRVVYTLTASGAWRVDYEAVTDKPTVVNLTSHVYWNLAGESSGSALDHELSLAASRMTPVRTGLIPTGRLAPVAGTPFDFRRPTPVGSRIDADSPQLRHAGGYDHNWVLDKGVTATPRPAATLRDPGSGRVMRVSTTEPGIQFYSGNSLDGSPVGSGGRAYRRRDGLCLETQHFPDAPNQPAFPSTVLRPGEAYRSSTVHAFAVT, encoded by the coding sequence ATGACGACCAAGCACCCTCATCAGATCCTCCCGCCCGTCTCGGAGCCCTTCGGCCGGCTGGCCGACGGCACCGAGATCCGCCGCTGGTCCCTGGGGAACGGTGGCACGAGACTCTCCGTACTCAGCTACGGGGGCATCGTGCAGTCTCTGGAGACACCCGACCGGCACGGGCGGCACGCGAACGTGTCCCTCGGGTTCGGCAGTCTCGACGGCTACCTCGCCTCCGACGGCTTCCTCGGCGCGCTCGTCGGCCGCTACGGCAACCGCATCGCGGAGAGCCAGTTCAAGCTCGACGGGACCCGCCACTTCCTGTCCGCCGCCGGAGGCAAGCACACGCTTCACGGCGGAGCGGACGGTTTCGACCGACGAGTGTGGACGGTCCACGGCTTCGCCAGGGGCGGCGACGTCGGTCTCATCCTGACCCTGACCAGCCCCGACGGGGACATGGGCTTTCCCGGCGCCCTCCGGGTCCGGGTGGTGTACACCCTCACCGCGTCCGGCGCCTGGCGCGTCGACTACGAGGCCGTCACCGACAAGCCCACCGTCGTGAACCTCACCAGCCACGTGTACTGGAATCTCGCCGGTGAATCCTCCGGATCCGCTCTCGACCACGAGCTGTCACTCGCCGCGTCCAGGATGACCCCCGTCCGCACCGGACTGATACCGACCGGGCGGCTGGCGCCCGTGGCCGGCACGCCCTTCGACTTCCGCAGGCCCACACCGGTCGGGTCGAGGATCGACGCCGACTCGCCGCAACTGCGGCACGCCGGCGGTTACGACCACAACTGGGTGCTGGACAAGGGGGTCACGGCCACACCCCGGCCCGCGGCCACGCTGAGGGATCCCGGATCGGGGCGCGTCATGCGCGTCTCGACCACCGAGCCCGGGATCCAGTTCTACTCCGGCAACTCCCTCGACGGCTCGCCCGTGGGCAGCGGTGGGCGGGCATACCGGCGCCGCGACGGCCTGTGCCTGGAAACCCAGCACTTCCCCGACGCCCCCAACCAGCCCGCGTTCCCGAGCACGGTGCTGCGGCCGGGCGAGGCCTACCGGTCCTCCACCGTGCACGCCTTCGCCGTGACGTGA
- a CDS encoding helix-turn-helix domain-containing protein, translating to MASPVRVRRLTEQEGQKLQQVVRRGSTHSVRFRRAMMMLASAGGSNVPVIAHLVQADEDTVRDVIHRFNEIGLDT from the coding sequence ATGGCATCACCGGTGAGGGTCCGCAGGCTGACGGAGCAGGAGGGCCAGAAGCTCCAGCAGGTCGTGCGGCGGGGCAGTACCCACTCGGTGCGGTTTCGGCGGGCGATGATGATGCTGGCCTCGGCCGGCGGCAGCAATGTTCCGGTGATCGCGCATCTGGTCCAGGCGGACGAGGACACCGTCCGTGACGTGATCCACCGCTTCAACGAGATCGGGCTCGATACCTGA